The sequence below is a genomic window from Rhodospirillales bacterium RIFCSPLOWO2_02_FULL_58_16.
ATCCCGCCGTTGCATATGGTCGGCGGTTGTTGCGCTTATGTCGGCATTGCTGATGATCGGCGGCGATCAGGCGGCAATCGCCGAAGATTCGTCTCCCAGCTTCTTCAACAGCAAAGAAACGCCTTCCGCCAATCTGGAGCCGTTCAAGAAGTGGAACGAGGCCCTGGAACGCTACTCAAAGGAAGTTGCGGAAAAGAATAAAGGGGACTGCAAGACCGCCAAGCTCAACAAGTGCCATTTCCAGGAATGGGAAGTTTTCCTTGAAAGCATTCGCGGCAAGGACCAGATGACCCAGATCAACGAGGTCAACCGCGTCATGAACAAGGCCAAGTACATAGCCGATGAGACCAACTGGGGGGAAAAGGATTATTGGGCCTCGCCCGGCGAGTTCATGGCCCGCTTCGGCGATTGCGAGGACTACGCCATTTCCAAGTATATGTCGTTAAAGGTTCTGGGCTTCAAACAGGATCAAATCCGCGTGGTGGCGGTCAAGGACCTGAACCTGAAGGTCGGTCACGCCATTCTTGTCGTTTTTCTGGATAACAAGGTCTACGTCCTCGACAATCAGATTAAACAGGTTGTCGAAGCTCAAACCATCCGGCACTATCAGCCGGTATTTTCCATCAATGACAAGAAATGGTGGCGTCATAACGCCTGAACGTCCGAGATAAAATGTCGCTGTGTGTTTTGGGGTAAAGATAAGGAAATAAATGTTAAAAAATAGTTTCAAGCTGGATTACATGAAGCTGGGAATCATCGCCTTCGCCTTATGGACGGCGTGTTTGGCGACGGTTTTTTATGTCTCGCTGGGGCCTTATTCGGCTCCCACGGCAGAGGAAATGAGGACGCCTGACCTTGTAGAGGCCCTGGCCCCAACATTCGCCTTTCAGTGCTACGCGGGAGATGAGGGCAAGGTCGGCTCCGATCCGGAGTGCGAGAACAAGATTCTCTCTGATCGGGACGCCATGATCTTCCTCATAGATAAAACGAGGATATTCATGTTCTTTTATTTCACCGTGCCGATCGCCTTATGGATTTTCTTCATGGCTTTCCCCAAGGCGTTCAATCCGATAAGGCGTCTGGCGGAGTGAGTTTATTCGGCGCAGTCGATACAGATGGGAACCGTCGGGTCCAGTTTCAGGCGTTTGGCCGCAATGATTTCCCCACAGTTGATGCAGTAGCCGAAGTCCCCTTTCTCAATGCGCCGCAGGGCCGCGTCGATGCGTCCGAGTTCAATTTCGCGCCGCCGCCCGATTTCCAGCGCCATGGCTTGCGCCTGAAGGGCGTCCATTCTGGATAGTCGTCCGACGGTTGATTGGTCCAGTTCGACGGGCTTTCGTTCATCCTCGCTGGTCAGGGCGAGGCGTTTGAGTTCGTCGCGCAGGGCTTCAAGGCGTTTTTTAAAGGCGACGGTGCTGATATTCTTGCGTTTGGTCTTGCGTTCGGTCATGGGGTTAATCCTAAAAAATCCCCCGTTTCCACAAGGAAAACGGGGGATCCGTAGTGCATCATTTTTGGGAGGGGCGTCCTAAAAATGATATAATCAGGTTCTCATGTTTGCCTTTCGCCGTATGTGATCGAAGTCACAGATCAAAAAAATCAGGATAAAATTTTATCGTCGGCAGGGGTTACGGCTTGCGAAGCGGCGGCCTCGTCAGCGGGGGCGGCTTCACCGTCGGGTGCTTTTTGGGCGGCTGCTTTGCCGTGGACAATGCCGGCGCGGGCGCGGGCGACGTTGAGCATCTTTTCAAAGGTCTCGGCGGTGCACAGGCCGAGGGAAATCGGGTTGCGCGGTTTGATCTGGGCCATGTTCCAATGGGATTTGGTGCGTATCGAGTTGATGGTAAGCTTGGTGGTGCCGATCAGTTTAGACACCTGGGCGTCGCTCACTTCGGGGTAGTTCTTCAGAACCCAGGCGATGGCGTCCGGCCTGTCCTGGCGTTTTGACACCGGGGTGTAGCGCGCTCCTTTTTTCTTGGCTTTGGGCATGGAGACGCCGGGCTTGGCCCTTACCAGCCGTTGCGCGGGGTCGGCGGCGCAGCGGTCGATCTCGGCCTGGGTCAATTCACCGTTGAGTATAGGGTTCATTCCCCGCATGCCGACGGACAATTCCTTGTCGGCGATGGTCTGCACCTCAAGAGGGTGCATGCCGCAGAAAGCGGATATTTGATCGAAGGTAAGGGTGGTATTATCGACAAGCCAAACGGCTGTCGCCTTGGGCATTAAAGGCAGCGACATCACTAATTTCCCATTCCAAAATACATGAGGCGCGACACGAGGCGCGCACTTAGCCGGAAAACTTAGAGACATTTTCATCAGCGGGCAAGCACAACGGCTGATTTGGAAATTTGATTTATCGGCATAATGCGGCAATATCGTCGGGAAAGAGGAGGATTCCTATGAATATTGACGACTTGGAGCCGATTAACAAAAAGCCGCCGTTAAAGAACCTGGACATCATGTCAATCGAGGCCCTGGGCGAGTACATTGATGAATTGAAAGCCGAGATTGCCCGTGTTCAAAGCGCCGTTATCGCCAAGGAGAAAGCAAAAAGCGCGGCCGATTCTTTTTTCAAATAAGCGGCGCGTTTCTTTGCTCCCGTTCTCCGATTTTGCAGGCAACCACTACTTACGTTTGGAAAAATTCGATTTGAAATTTTCCTTGTCCTCGGCTATTTCAAAAAATAATTCAACCTTCTTTTTCATGCGAGCCGGTTCACTGTCATCAAGGTCGGCCAGACGGACATCCCAATTTCCCGAGCAGTTGTGTTCCATCCAATCTTCAATTTCCTTGATTGATAATTCTGTTTTATAAGCTATGCCGTATTTTAAATCGCTCATTACAATAGTTCTATCCTGCTTATTACAAGAGGCTCCCATTTGGAGCGATACGCTAGCAATATTCTTAAGTATTTTTCGATTTATGTCAATCTTCCAAAAGTAGCTTGCTAATATTAAATAAACTATTATTCCGCTGTGCGGGTGAATGTGCGCTTTCTCTGGCAATCGATGTTATTGATACGCTATAATCGGCGCCGTGGTTCGCCTGACGCTTAAAAACAGGGGGGAGTATGGGTTCGAATCTGATCCTTGGCATGTTTGCGGCTCTGGCATTGATAATTGTCGTCTTGATTATTATCTCCGGCGTCAGGATGCATCGCAAGATTTCTCATAACTCGGCGCTGTTGAAAGCCCACTATCAGGCCATGGAAGCTCAAAACAAGCTCACGGGTAATAAAGAAAAAGCGGAGGTCGGTCAGCCCGTGGAAGCCAAGACGAAGAAAAAAGATACCTCCGGCGCCGGTCGTAATTTCAAGCCGACCATTTAGGCTCCAGACTCAAAATGCGTAACGGCGCTTCTTTAGCCGTGGAATGGAAATCACTGGTGGTTTCCGCCGTTTACATCACGGTGGACGCGAATTTCATTGATCGCTTGGCCGCTATCGGGGAGGGAAGCGGGGCCGCTGCGGAAAGCATGGCAAGAGAAGCCGGCTATGGGTCCTATTGGAGCTGGGTCGGCGACGTTCTAAAGCGTTTGTCAACGGCGCAGGATGATCCGTCCGCCGGGTTCCTCCATCGTTTTTTTACCTTAAGATTCACCCCCGAGGCCCGTGGCGCGTCACGGCGTCTTGAAGAACTATTGCCGAAGGGCGGGAAAACTCCCGACCCATATTTTCTCGCCCGGACGCTTTGGCAATCGGCGAACGACGGCAGTTTTTTCCCTTCGGCGCTGGAGCTTTTGCCGTTATGGATGGGGGCGGCGCCTCCCCTGACATCAGGTTCGGCGGACGGGCGAAAGATCAAGGGGCTGATCGAGCGCCTGCGCGGAGCAATGGCCGAAGAAAAAGACCAAACAGGCCCCTTGGCCGTCGTTCAGCGCTCTCTGGGGCTGCTGTTTATGGAAAGCCTGATCAGCGGGCGGACGACCGCTCTTTGCGGGTTCTTCAAGCATATCGGCGTTATCATTGATAACCTTGAGGTCATGACGGCGCTTGGGCGGCTGCTCTATTGCTCCGGGGTTTACAGGGATATCGACGAGGACGAATGGCGGAGCTTCCTGGCCCCGGACAGTTCGGGCATGGAAGAAATCGGGTTATTTCCCCCTCTGTTGCATCTGACGCTCGGTTCGCCGCCGGAATGGAATGAAAAACTGTATAATGATTGGCTGTTGCCGGGTATCCGCTATGCCCTCGACGGCGGCGACTTCTGCAAGGCGCAGGCTTTGTCAAAGATAACGGCGCGTTGCGCTCTTTCCCCTCATACCGAGGAGCACGAAAAAAGCATTCTTTACGATTACTTTCCCGCCCTGGAAAAGGCGGCGGCGTCCTTCGGCGCCGTCAGCGGCAACCTCCCTTTGGCCGATTTGCAGAATGGCGATGAGCATAACATCGCCTTCGTTTCGACCGCGCGCCTGGACTGGGGAGCGCCCATGCAAATCGCGCTGCTTATGATCAACGGGCTTATCAGGCATTTTCCGGGAAAGTTCCGGTTTTACCTCTACAGCCCGTACGGATGCCCGGAAGAAAGCCTGGTTGATTATTTCAGCAAGCAAGGCGTGACCGTCCGCTGGATAGATGACGGCGATTGTAAAAAACTGCCGGGCATTGATCCTTTTGTCTCGAAAGCCGTGCATCTGAGGCTGGAGTTTGCGGCGCGGCAAATCGGGATCG
It includes:
- a CDS encoding molecular chaperone DnaK — translated: MTERKTKRKNISTVAFKKRLEALRDELKRLALTSEDERKPVELDQSTVGRLSRMDALQAQAMALEIGRRREIELGRIDAALRRIEKGDFGYCINCGEIIAAKRLKLDPTVPICIDCAE
- a CDS encoding cytoplasmic protein codes for the protein MSLPLMPKATAVWLVDNTTLTFDQISAFCGMHPLEVQTIADKELSVGMRGMNPILNGELTQAEIDRCAADPAQRLVRAKPGVSMPKAKKKGARYTPVSKRQDRPDAIAWVLKNYPEVSDAQVSKLIGTTKLTINSIRTKSHWNMAQIKPRNPISLGLCTAETFEKMLNVARARAGIVHGKAAAQKAPDGEAAPADEAAASQAVTPADDKILS
- a CDS encoding DUF1192 domain-containing protein; this encodes MNIDDLEPINKKPPLKNLDIMSIEALGEYIDELKAEIARVQSAVIAKEKAKSAADSFFK